The genomic DNA TTCATTCGCTTGCCCCCTATTACTGAAAGAATTCCTTCACAGTTGCTTCAATAGCTGCTGCTGTTCTTTCTATATGTTCTTCCGTCGTTTGTTTTCCCATGGAAATACGAATTAATTCTGTTGCAGCTTCTTTTATGTAACCTAGTTGGAGCATCGTTTTCGAAGCATTTTGTTCGCCAACTTTACATGCAGTACCAGTAGAAATGGCTATATTTTTCTGATTAAGTTGTAACATGACCCATTGCCCTTCTATTCCATGGATTTGAAGTGACAGATGGTGAGCTAATCGATTTGAGCTGTGGCCGACAAGACTATAAGAGATATTCTTTCCCGATAGTCTTTGAAGCAATAGCTGACTTAATTTCTTAAGGCGAATAGCTTCATGATCTTGATATTTAACAATTTCTATTGCAGCTTCGGCAAAGCTTGCAATTGCTGGTACGTTTACAGTTCCTGCCCTAAATCCTTTTTCGTGTGAAGTATTTGGTATAATTGGTTTCCAGTTTACATGAGGAGAGATATATACTGCTCCAACACCCTTTGGACCATATATTTTATGGCTAGATAGGGAAATGCTATCTAGATTTAGAGCTTTGACATCAACAGGAATCTTTCCAAATGATTGAACGCAATCACTATGAAACAGGATGTTATGTTGTTTTAAGAATAAACCAATTTCAGCTATACTTTGGATAGTGCCTATATCCGAGTTAGCATGTCCAATTGAAACGAGTATGGTATTCTCTTTAATCTCATCCTTTAATTTTGAGATGGATACTAAACCTTCACGGTCTACGTCTAAAAAGGTCACGTCAAATCCTTCTTCTTCTAGTTGTAGAAAAGTATTTAAAACTGAAAAGTGTTCAATGCTTGTAGTGATAATATGGCCCTTTTTTCCCTTAACAAGTGACTTAATTGCCAAGTTGTTAGAGTCAGATCCACCTCCTGTAAAGTAAACCCCACTTGCTTCCCCGTTAATACAGT from Anaerobacillus alkaliphilus includes the following:
- a CDS encoding IscS subfamily cysteine desulfurase, producing the protein MIYLDYCATTPMSERSLEVFTKASKNFFGNPSSLHDEGSKANSLLEQSRTAIANCINGEASGVYFTGGGSDSNNLAIKSLVKGKKGHIITTSIEHFSVLNTFLQLEEEGFDVTFLDVDREGLVSISKLKDEIKENTILVSIGHANSDIGTIQSIAEIGLFLKQHNILFHSDCVQSFGKIPVDVKALNLDSISLSSHKIYGPKGVGAVYISPHVNWKPIIPNTSHEKGFRAGTVNVPAIASFAEAAIEIVKYQDHEAIRLKKLSQLLLQRLSGKNISYSLVGHSSNRLAHHLSLQIHGIEGQWVMLQLNQKNIAISTGTACKVGEQNASKTMLQLGYIKEAATELIRISMGKQTTEEHIERTAAAIEATVKEFFQ